Proteins from one Niallia circulans genomic window:
- a CDS encoding excalibur calcium-binding domain-containing protein codes for MKTIIKATLATGLLFSFTLGTVHNTEAATKVVKYKNCTELNKKYKGGVARAANVKNKGGKTKYKPYVSKALYDANKKSDRDKDLIACEK; via the coding sequence ATGAAAACAATTATTAAAGCCACTTTGGCAACAGGCCTGCTATTTAGCTTCACACTTGGCACAGTTCATAATACAGAGGCTGCTACAAAAGTAGTTAAATACAAAAACTGCACAGAGCTAAATAAAAAATACAAAGGCGGAGTAGCCCGCGCTGCAAATGTGAAAAACAAAGGCGGAAAAACAAAATACAAGCCGTACGTATCTAAAGCTCTTTATGACGCCAACAAAAAAAGCGATCGCGATAAAGATTTAATTGCTTGCGAAAAATAA
- a CDS encoding general stress protein produces MAKSIVAVYETPQETMEAIERLTAKGYETEDFSVVTNRTDTDYLASRTDANIASVEDNESAGFFEKLKSYFTMEDLGFGANENKTADIDIPAAELDQYSEELEEGKFLLAVDGDVNEKTANIANDYPNMRPLNDVNPTNSAEGMNISLGPNEDYERRNPVFEDTPDTPILERRAGGNNNREATDEVVLDRSLPRNEHLSK; encoded by the coding sequence ATGGCAAAAAGTATAGTAGCTGTTTACGAGACTCCCCAAGAGACAATGGAAGCCATTGAAAGATTGACTGCAAAAGGCTATGAAACAGAGGATTTTTCTGTTGTGACGAACAGAACAGACACGGATTATCTCGCATCGCGGACAGATGCAAATATTGCTTCTGTGGAAGATAATGAATCTGCTGGTTTTTTTGAAAAATTAAAGAGCTACTTCACAATGGAGGACCTTGGATTTGGCGCAAATGAAAACAAAACCGCCGACATAGACATACCAGCAGCAGAGCTGGATCAATATTCAGAGGAGCTGGAAGAAGGGAAGTTTTTGCTCGCTGTTGACGGAGATGTTAATGAAAAAACTGCTAACATAGCAAATGACTATCCAAATATGCGGCCATTAAATGACGTTAATCCGACAAACAGTGCAGAAGGAATGAATATTTCCTTAGGTCCTAATGAGGATTATGAGCGCAGGAATCCTGTATTTGAAGATACTCCTGATACGCCAATATTGGAAAGAAGAGCTGGAGGTAATAACAATAGAGAGGCAACAGATGAAGTCGTGCTTGATAGGTCTCTCCCGCGAAATGAACATTTATCTAAATAG
- a CDS encoding ABC transporter permease, translating into MNIIQKLTIRHLKENKRRTIVTIIGVIISTAMIMAVATLGVSFLDLSIRQSISTDGEWHLKYEDVNQDQIAEIEKDDATKELFLSKDLGYSEIEDATNIYKPYIFYKAFNEAGFNAFHIKIDEGRLPENPDELILSESIVEEYTSYKIGDKITVDIGKRVDSEDTEGKELTQQLSVVTDEEGNLKEELANTTEKTFTIVGIMENPTWAYTWEPGYTALGYVDFTTIAQKDTADAVVVLNKVNGSIYEHADGLAKKVNTKKITYNDELLRYYGVTDNDSLRTTLYGSGAVIVAVIIIGSVALIYNAFAISVSERARHLGMLSSVGATKKQKRNAVFFEGMVIGAISIPIGILAGIGGIGATFIFLNSFIEGALGVSEKLELVVTPYSVLIAIVVSVFTIFISAFLPARKASKISAIDAIRQTQDVKLTGKAVKTSKFVRKLFGIEAEIGLKNLKRHKRRYHATVFSLIISIVLFLAVSFFTSNIKKSLELSQENVSFDIQVYGSGFMQPSDYIPLTKLSNVENSTILQESYMLSTWVKESAIADELKEMVADDNSLLKDGKFQYTVHLVGLDEASFQAYAKEAGVSLDKFTDENNPMGILVNKISYQDFDTKKFIETTSVHAKNGDNFELHYSNEGEGDTSISKVGIAGITTKLPIGMNTAGVGSMDIIVSDKIFSQLSNNAKTKDLFDTSLYLNSSDPLATQKELEDVKTSNMYIYNVYQNKQENEQMLLFMSVFTYGFITLISLISVANIFNTISTSIALRKREFAMLRSVGMTPKGFNKMLQYESMFYGLKALLYGLPLSIAVMVLLYFSIRQTFEYGFALPWMSILFSIIAIFIIVGLAMMYATVKIKKENIIDGLKQENI; encoded by the coding sequence GTGAATATCATCCAAAAGCTTACAATCAGACATTTAAAGGAAAATAAAAGACGTACGATTGTAACTATCATAGGCGTTATTATTTCCACGGCAATGATTATGGCAGTGGCAACACTTGGTGTCTCCTTTCTTGATTTGTCGATAAGACAGTCTATTTCTACTGATGGTGAATGGCATTTGAAATATGAGGATGTCAACCAGGATCAGATTGCGGAAATAGAAAAGGATGATGCGACAAAAGAGCTGTTCTTGTCAAAGGATTTAGGATACTCCGAGATAGAGGATGCCACGAATATATATAAGCCATATATCTTTTATAAGGCATTTAATGAAGCTGGATTTAACGCATTTCATATCAAAATCGACGAAGGGCGTCTTCCTGAAAATCCTGATGAGTTAATTCTTTCAGAAAGTATTGTGGAAGAATATACGTCTTATAAAATTGGTGACAAAATAACGGTAGATATAGGCAAGCGGGTTGATAGTGAAGACACGGAAGGCAAGGAGCTGACACAGCAGCTTAGCGTGGTTACAGATGAAGAAGGAAATCTGAAGGAAGAGCTTGCTAATACTACGGAGAAAACCTTTACTATCGTTGGGATTATGGAGAATCCGACTTGGGCGTATACTTGGGAGCCTGGCTATACAGCATTAGGCTATGTTGATTTCACAACGATTGCACAAAAAGATACAGCAGATGCGGTTGTTGTGCTTAATAAAGTAAATGGCTCTATTTATGAGCATGCAGATGGCCTAGCGAAAAAGGTAAATACTAAAAAAATCACCTATAATGATGAGCTGCTTCGTTATTATGGAGTAACAGATAATGACAGTCTGCGGACAACTCTTTATGGTAGCGGTGCTGTGATAGTAGCTGTTATTATCATTGGTTCTGTCGCACTTATTTATAATGCATTTGCCATAAGCGTGTCAGAGCGGGCAAGACATTTAGGCATGCTTTCAAGTGTTGGTGCAACGAAAAAGCAAAAGCGGAATGCGGTATTTTTTGAAGGAATGGTCATCGGTGCTATCAGTATTCCGATTGGTATTCTAGCAGGAATTGGCGGAATTGGTGCAACCTTTATCTTCCTAAACTCATTTATTGAAGGAGCTTTAGGCGTCTCCGAAAAGCTGGAGCTAGTTGTAACACCATACTCTGTTCTGATTGCAATAGTAGTTTCCGTGTTCACGATTTTTATATCTGCCTTTTTGCCAGCACGCAAGGCATCAAAAATATCGGCAATCGATGCGATCCGCCAAACACAGGATGTGAAGCTTACAGGCAAAGCAGTCAAAACGTCAAAGTTCGTTCGGAAGCTGTTTGGAATAGAAGCAGAAATAGGGCTGAAAAATTTAAAACGCCATAAACGCAGATATCATGCTACTGTTTTTTCATTGATTATCAGCATTGTCTTATTTTTAGCTGTATCCTTTTTTACATCAAATATTAAAAAGTCTTTGGAGTTGTCACAGGAAAATGTCAGCTTTGATATTCAAGTATACGGCTCTGGTTTTATGCAGCCGAGCGATTATATTCCGTTAACAAAGCTTTCGAATGTTGAAAACAGTACGATATTACAAGAATCGTATATGTTAAGTACATGGGTGAAGGAAAGTGCTATTGCAGATGAGCTGAAAGAAATGGTTGCGGATGACAACAGTTTACTTAAGGACGGGAAATTCCAGTATACGGTACATCTTGTCGGTCTTGATGAAGCAAGTTTTCAAGCATATGCAAAAGAAGCAGGTGTTTCGTTAGACAAATTCACTGATGAAAATAACCCGATGGGAATTCTCGTAAACAAAATCTCCTATCAGGATTTCGATACGAAAAAATTTATTGAAACTACTTCAGTCCATGCTAAAAACGGTGATAATTTCGAGCTGCATTACAGCAATGAAGGAGAGGGTGATACCTCAATAAGTAAGGTAGGAATTGCTGGTATTACAACTAAGCTTCCAATCGGTATGAATACAGCGGGAGTTGGCAGCATGGATATTATCGTATCAGACAAGATATTTTCACAGCTGTCCAATAATGCAAAAACAAAGGATTTATTCGATACGTCACTGTATTTGAACAGCTCTGACCCTCTTGCAACCCAAAAGGAACTAGAGGACGTTAAAACCTCTAATATGTATATATACAATGTTTATCAAAATAAGCAGGAAAATGAGCAAATGCTTCTGTTTATGTCTGTGTTCACATACGGATTCATCACTCTTATTTCACTGATTTCCGTTGCAAATATATTCAATACAATTAGCACAAGTATAGCCTTAAGAAAGCGGGAATTTGCGATGCTTCGTTCCGTCGGGATGACACCAAAGGGCTTTAATAAAATGCTGCAATACGAAAGTATGTTTTATGGCTTAAAGGCCCTGCTTTATGGCCTGCCTTTAAGCATCGCAGTTATGGTGCTGCTGTACTTTTCTATAAGACAGACATTTGAGTATGGATTTGCATTACCATGGATGAGCATACTATTTTCAATTATTGCTATCTTTATAATCGTTGGATTAGCGATGATGTATGCAACAGTCAAAATCAAAAAGGAAAATATTATTGATGGATTAAAGCAGGAAAATATCTAA
- a CDS encoding ABC transporter ATP-binding protein produces the protein MDILRIENLSKVYGKGDTEVKALDNVSFTVKKGEFVVIIGPSGSGKSTLLHLLGGVDRPTSGKVLVDDTDIYALDETALAIFRRRQIGLIYQFYNLIPILTVEENITLPLLLDQHEVDNSKFEDIVRVLGLKNRLGHLPNQLSGGQQQRVSIGRALISNPAIVLADEPTGNLDSKNSKEIMELLKMFNKTFNQTLIVITHDERIALQADRVIAIEDGKVAKDEVIRP, from the coding sequence ATGGATATTTTAAGAATTGAAAATCTGTCTAAAGTGTACGGAAAGGGAGATACAGAGGTTAAGGCGTTGGATAATGTATCCTTTACAGTCAAAAAAGGCGAATTCGTCGTTATTATTGGTCCATCTGGCTCAGGTAAATCAACATTGCTGCATTTGCTTGGCGGTGTTGACAGGCCAACAAGTGGAAAGGTCTTAGTGGATGATACAGATATTTACGCACTCGATGAGACAGCCTTGGCAATCTTTAGAAGAAGGCAAATTGGCCTTATTTATCAGTTTTATAATTTGATTCCTATTTTGACTGTAGAAGAAAACATTACATTGCCACTATTGCTTGACCAGCATGAGGTCGACAACAGCAAATTTGAGGATATCGTTCGTGTGCTTGGCTTGAAGAACCGTCTCGGACATTTGCCAAATCAGCTTTCTGGCGGACAACAGCAGCGTGTATCAATAGGACGTGCTCTTATCAGTAATCCAGCTATCGTGCTTGCAGACGAGCCGACAGGTAATCTCGACAGCAAAAACAGTAAGGAAATAATGGAATTATTAAAGATGTTCAATAAAACATTTAATCAAACATTGATTGTAATAACGCATGATGAAAGGATTGCCTTGCAAGCAGACAGAGTCATAGCTATTGAGGATGGCAAGGTTGCAAAGGATGAGGTGATTCGTCCGTGA
- a CDS encoding sensor histidine kinase, which translates to MLRNRELRFNLLILSVITLLSTLFAYLFITAATAIYVFITCMVLTSVQVFFTWWRYREIAKLSGHLRRIANGDYQFDIRDNYEGELSILKSEIYKVTLMLSQHGSSLKKDKLKLTDAISDISHQLKTPLTSMMVMADLLSGKNLTEEKRQEFTRNIRIQLERIEWLVSSLLKLSKIDAGSVPFKKEKVPVIQVIEKAAETMLIPMDIKQQSLKTDGDKDAVFYGDLKWTAEAILNILKNGIEHTAEGGEIFFSFFENALFTEISIRDNGKGISKKDLPHIFKRFYKGENAGEDSVGIGLAMAYSIISAQNGDIEVVSKEGEGTTFHIKFYKQAVNSIK; encoded by the coding sequence ATGCTTCGCAATCGGGAATTGCGTTTTAACTTATTGATCCTTTCCGTAATCACATTGCTGTCCACTTTGTTTGCATACTTATTTATAACTGCTGCTACTGCTATTTATGTTTTTATTACATGTATGGTGCTTACTAGTGTACAGGTTTTCTTTACATGGTGGCGCTACAGGGAAATCGCTAAGCTGTCTGGTCACTTGCGCCGCATAGCGAACGGTGATTATCAGTTTGATATAAGAGATAATTATGAAGGCGAATTAAGCATTTTAAAAAGCGAGATTTATAAAGTGACGTTGATGCTGTCACAGCATGGGTCTTCCTTGAAAAAGGATAAATTAAAATTGACGGATGCCATTTCCGACATTTCTCATCAGTTAAAGACACCGTTGACCTCGATGATGGTTATGGCAGATTTGTTAAGCGGAAAAAATTTAACCGAAGAAAAAAGACAAGAATTTACGAGGAATATCCGTATTCAACTTGAGCGCATTGAATGGCTTGTATCCTCTTTGTTAAAGCTCTCTAAAATTGATGCTGGTTCCGTTCCGTTCAAAAAGGAAAAGGTTCCTGTCATTCAAGTGATTGAAAAAGCAGCAGAAACAATGCTTATACCAATGGATATAAAACAGCAGTCACTTAAAACAGACGGGGATAAAGACGCTGTCTTTTATGGGGATTTAAAATGGACAGCAGAAGCAATCCTTAATATCTTAAAAAATGGGATAGAGCATACAGCAGAAGGCGGGGAGATTTTCTTTTCCTTTTTTGAAAATGCCTTATTTACGGAAATAAGTATTCGCGACAATGGGAAAGGAATTTCGAAAAAGGATTTGCCGCATATTTTTAAGCGGTTTTATAAAGGCGAAAATGCTGGTGAGGATAGTGTTGGTATTGGCCTTGCGATGGCATACAGCATCATTTCCGCTCAAAACGGTGATATCGAGGTAGTAAGTAAGGAAGGGGAGGGAACTACCTTCCATATAAAATTTTATAAGCAGGCAGTAAACAGCATTAAGTGA
- a CDS encoding response regulator transcription factor yields the protein MKILLVEDDKTIASGIEYSLNQEEYETILCHTVQTAKRAISENLAQIDLCIFDLSLPDGNGYELCEYVKQHSDKPVIFLTALDDEVNVVMGLDMGADDYITKPFRVRELLSRIKSVLRRYYKQLQAKPVIEIDNITINTAEGKVYKNGEEVLVTALEYRLFLIFANHIGQVLTRAQLLERIWDVAGDFVNDNTLTVYIKRLREKLEDDPQKPTIIKTIRGLGYKVGD from the coding sequence ATGAAAATATTATTAGTGGAAGACGATAAAACGATAGCATCAGGCATTGAGTATAGCCTAAACCAAGAGGAGTATGAAACGATTCTGTGTCATACTGTCCAGACAGCCAAAAGAGCAATATCAGAAAACCTGGCGCAAATCGATTTATGTATCTTTGACTTGTCCTTGCCAGACGGAAACGGTTATGAATTATGTGAATATGTTAAACAGCACTCTGACAAGCCAGTCATTTTTTTGACGGCATTGGATGATGAAGTGAATGTTGTGATGGGCTTGGATATGGGAGCAGATGATTACATAACGAAGCCCTTTCGAGTAAGAGAATTGCTTTCAAGGATTAAATCTGTTTTGCGAAGATACTATAAACAATTGCAAGCAAAACCTGTGATTGAAATTGACAATATAACGATTAATACAGCTGAAGGGAAAGTATATAAAAACGGTGAAGAGGTTTTAGTTACGGCATTAGAGTACAGATTATTTCTTATTTTCGCCAATCATATCGGCCAGGTGCTGACAAGAGCTCAGCTGCTTGAGAGAATCTGGGATGTTGCGGGGGACTTTGTTAATGACAATACATTGACAGTTTATATTAAAAGACTAAGAGAAAAGCTGGAAGATGATCCCCAAAAGCCAACCATTATTAAAACAATTCGAGGCTTAGGCTATAAGGTAGGTGATTAG
- a CDS encoding ribose-phosphate diphosphokinase: MPNTYKGSKLKVFSLNANPELAQEIVENLGTELGKCSVKKFSDGEIQINIEESVRGCEVFVIQPTSEPVNQSIMELLIMIDALKRASVKCINVVIPYYAYARQDRKAQPREPITAKLIANLIQKAGADRVITMDLHAPQTQGFFNIPVDQLLAMPILAQYLLTKDFANDVVVVAPDHGSTTRARELADRLKAPIAIIDKRGSREIGEKREVNIVGNIEGKTAIIIDDIIDTAYRVTTATKALLDNGAKEVYACCTHPVLSEMAIENISESHIKELIVTNSIPLTEEKKISKITQLTIAPLLSDAISRVYEQKPVSVLFK; the protein is encoded by the coding sequence ATGCCAAATACATATAAAGGATCTAAATTAAAAGTCTTCTCCTTAAACGCAAACCCAGAGCTTGCGCAAGAAATTGTCGAAAACTTAGGAACAGAGCTTGGGAAGTGTTCGGTTAAAAAATTCAGTGATGGAGAAATTCAAATCAATATAGAAGAAAGCGTCCGCGGCTGTGAAGTATTTGTCATTCAACCGACAAGTGAGCCTGTCAATCAAAGCATTATGGAGCTGTTGATTATGATTGATGCTTTAAAACGAGCTTCTGTGAAGTGTATCAATGTTGTAATACCATATTATGCATATGCACGACAAGATCGAAAAGCTCAGCCGAGGGAACCAATTACAGCTAAACTAATTGCGAACCTTATCCAAAAAGCAGGTGCAGATCGTGTTATTACAATGGATCTTCATGCCCCGCAGACCCAAGGCTTCTTTAATATTCCAGTAGACCAGCTTCTTGCTATGCCAATATTAGCGCAATACTTATTGACAAAGGATTTTGCCAACGATGTTGTTGTCGTAGCACCAGACCACGGCAGTACAACGAGAGCACGAGAATTAGCAGATCGTCTGAAAGCGCCGATTGCTATCATTGACAAACGCGGCTCAAGAGAGATCGGTGAAAAACGAGAAGTTAATATTGTCGGAAACATTGAAGGAAAAACGGCTATTATTATCGATGATATTATTGATACAGCATACAGAGTCACAACTGCAACAAAAGCTCTTCTTGATAATGGTGCAAAAGAAGTTTATGCATGCTGTACACACCCTGTTCTGTCAGAAATGGCAATTGAAAACATTTCAGAATCCCATATTAAGGAACTGATTGTAACAAACAGCATCCCTCTCACAGAAGAGAAAAAAATCAGCAAAATAACACAACTGACAATTGCTCCACTGTTAAGTGACGCAATTTCCCGCGTTTATGAACAAAAACCTGTCAGTGTCCTGTTTAAATAA
- a CDS encoding NADPH-dependent FMN reductase — protein MKLVGVSGSLVGSKTAKAVNKVLSAAKLADAAIETELVDLKEYDVEFVKGTELSNYNEDTIKVVETILAADLLIIGSPVYQASIPGALKNLFDHLPVDAFQGKVTGIIMTAGTDKHFLVAEHQLKPILSYLKGLIPSSAVFVHNDDFNEDNDISSKEVGARINNLANEMLILQNSIS, from the coding sequence ATGAAGCTTGTCGGTGTATCTGGTTCGCTTGTCGGTTCAAAAACAGCAAAAGCAGTAAATAAGGTGCTTTCTGCTGCTAAACTAGCTGATGCAGCGATTGAAACAGAGCTAGTTGATCTGAAGGAATATGATGTGGAATTCGTTAAGGGAACGGAATTAAGCAATTATAATGAAGATACGATTAAGGTTGTTGAGACAATACTTGCGGCTGATTTGCTGATTATTGGCAGTCCTGTATATCAAGCCTCCATTCCAGGGGCATTAAAGAATTTGTTTGACCACTTGCCTGTTGACGCATTTCAAGGGAAAGTGACAGGTATTATTATGACAGCGGGTACTGATAAGCACTTCCTTGTAGCAGAGCATCAGCTTAAGCCTATTCTCAGTTACTTAAAGGGACTTATTCCTTCATCGGCTGTTTTTGTTCATAACGATGATTTTAATGAAGATAATGATATTAGCAGTAAGGAAGTAGGAGCTAGAATTAATAATTTGGCAAATGAAATGCTAATATTGCAAAATAGTATATCCTGA
- a CDS encoding superoxide dismutase: MSKFELPALNYGFAALEPQIDQNTMEIHHGKHHQTYVNNLNAALEGKAELQEKSLEELLSNLDALPEAIRTAVRNNGGGHLNHTLFWEVIAPAKEDNAPAGELAEAITAAFGSFDAFKTAFAQSATTRFGSGWAWLIVNGEGNLEVTSTPNQDNPIMEGNHAILGLDVWEHAYYLNYQNRRPDYISSFFEIINWDAVAAKYASFKK, encoded by the coding sequence ATGTCAAAATTTGAATTGCCAGCTTTAAACTACGGATTTGCTGCACTTGAGCCTCAAATCGACCAAAACACAATGGAGATTCACCATGGAAAGCATCACCAAACATATGTTAACAATTTGAACGCTGCTCTTGAAGGAAAAGCGGAATTACAAGAAAAATCTCTAGAGGAATTGCTTAGCAATCTTGACGCACTTCCAGAAGCAATCAGAACGGCTGTAAGAAACAACGGAGGCGGACATCTTAACCATACATTATTCTGGGAAGTAATCGCGCCAGCTAAAGAAGACAATGCTCCTGCAGGCGAATTGGCAGAAGCAATTACAGCAGCATTCGGAAGCTTTGATGCATTTAAAACAGCTTTCGCACAAAGCGCAACTACTCGCTTTGGTTCTGGCTGGGCTTGGTTAATTGTTAACGGTGAAGGTAATCTTGAAGTTACTAGCACACCAAACCAAGACAATCCAATTATGGAAGGCAACCATGCAATCCTTGGATTAGACGTATGGGAGCATGCTTATTACTTGAACTACCAAAACAGAAGACCAGATTATATTTCTAGCTTCTTTGAAATCATTAACTGGGATGCTGTTGCAGCAAAATATGCAAGCTTTAAAAAGTAA
- a CDS encoding helix-turn-helix transcriptional regulator, which produces MEKKQNTKEKILHLLKKEQALTVSNLTEHLEITHMAVRKHLTILEKDGLIQTKEVKQSMGRPIQVFSLTEKAEAYFPKNYEGISIGFLQDIEDLYGEGSVERLFAKREARLIHEYGVRMDSKDSSQRMKEIVTIQNEKGYMAELNQLEDNTYELIEYNCPILEVAKEFKIACKCETDMLKDVLEPESIDRTCCRTEGSSHCRFLVKF; this is translated from the coding sequence ATGGAAAAAAAGCAAAATACAAAAGAAAAAATCCTCCATCTGCTCAAAAAAGAACAAGCATTGACTGTCAGCAATCTAACCGAGCATTTGGAAATAACTCATATGGCTGTGCGCAAGCATCTTACTATTCTTGAAAAAGACGGGCTGATTCAAACAAAGGAAGTCAAGCAATCAATGGGTAGACCCATTCAAGTCTTTTCTTTAACAGAAAAGGCAGAAGCCTATTTCCCCAAAAACTATGAGGGCATCAGCATTGGTTTTTTACAGGATATTGAGGATTTGTATGGAGAGGGTTCAGTAGAACGGTTATTCGCAAAAAGAGAAGCAAGACTTATCCATGAATATGGGGTAAGAATGGACAGCAAGGATTCTTCTCAACGCATGAAAGAAATTGTCACAATCCAAAATGAAAAAGGGTATATGGCAGAGCTAAACCAGCTTGAAGACAACACATATGAATTAATTGAATATAATTGCCCCATACTTGAAGTTGCAAAGGAATTCAAAATTGCCTGTAAATGCGAAACAGATATGCTAAAAGACGTACTTGAACCAGAAAGCATTGACAGAACATGCTGCCGAACAGAAGGTAGCAGCCATTGTAGATTTCTTGTTAAGTTTTAA
- a CDS encoding pirin family protein: MEKEIVEKQENIFRRDVKNHWYVQYEEAEFPSIQKGWVLPVEGWKDFDPFILMAEDWFKRGAFSDHPHRGFQTITYVVDGRLEHIDNAGGRDILEPGDVQYMNAGWAARHAEEGVGDDIAHTLQLWLNLPKDQKHSDTIYQNIYSENAPIFEFEGGKVKVFSGDIAGVHGPLNSLVPITLSEIILSEGTTYKHQLPENHNAFLYVLSGDMDFGINKVNLQKHGVATLTFNENGTGENQSTLTIKANKRNSKVLIYSGVPIKEEIVPYGPFVMNTMEEIKQAFRDFHHGEFGPPAK, encoded by the coding sequence ATGGAAAAAGAGATAGTAGAGAAACAAGAAAATATCTTTCGAAGAGATGTCAAAAACCATTGGTATGTTCAATATGAAGAAGCGGAGTTCCCTTCCATTCAAAAAGGCTGGGTTCTTCCTGTGGAAGGATGGAAGGATTTTGATCCATTTATATTAATGGCAGAGGATTGGTTCAAAAGGGGAGCATTTTCAGATCATCCACATCGCGGCTTTCAAACGATCACGTATGTTGTCGATGGCAGATTAGAGCATATAGACAATGCAGGCGGCAGAGATATTCTCGAGCCAGGGGATGTGCAATACATGAATGCAGGCTGGGCTGCTAGACACGCAGAGGAAGGGGTAGGCGATGATATTGCTCATACTCTGCAGCTATGGCTGAACCTACCAAAGGATCAAAAACACAGCGACACCATCTATCAAAACATATACAGCGAGAATGCGCCTATCTTCGAGTTTGAAGGAGGAAAGGTAAAGGTGTTCTCAGGTGATATTGCTGGCGTTCACGGTCCGCTAAATTCACTTGTGCCAATCACCTTATCAGAAATAATTTTAAGTGAAGGTACCACGTATAAACATCAATTACCAGAAAATCATAATGCTTTTTTATATGTTTTATCAGGTGATATGGATTTCGGAATTAATAAAGTAAACCTGCAAAAGCATGGTGTAGCGACATTAACCTTTAATGAAAATGGCACAGGTGAAAATCAAAGTACGCTTACGATAAAAGCAAATAAACGTAATTCAAAAGTACTCATTTATTCTGGAGTTCCGATAAAAGAAGAAATAGTGCCTTACGGGCCATTTGTAATGAACACAATGGAAGAAATAAAACAGGCCTTCCGCGATTTTCACCACGGCGAGTTTGGACCGCCTGCTAAATAA
- a CDS encoding DUF1450 domain-containing protein, giving the protein MGIVVVEICDGSLITSIALAEILESEYPEVAVIENSCLSFCGMCAKRPFAIVNGKRIFAKTADECVTLIKNQIEAELALYA; this is encoded by the coding sequence ATGGGGATTGTAGTTGTCGAAATATGTGATGGCAGTCTCATTACTTCCATAGCATTAGCGGAAATTCTTGAATCAGAATACCCGGAAGTAGCCGTAATTGAAAACAGCTGTCTTTCCTTTTGTGGCATGTGTGCTAAAAGACCTTTTGCCATTGTTAATGGAAAAAGAATCTTTGCAAAAACTGCAGACGAATGTGTCACATTAATTAAAAATCAGATTGAAGCAGAATTGGCATTGTATGCGTAA
- the truA gene encoding tRNA pseudouridine(38-40) synthase TruA, giving the protein MTNYKMTIEYDGGRYKGWQRLGNGDSSIQGKLENVLTEMAGEEIQIIGCSRTDAGVHAIEQVANVKLNVKLNELEIKDYLNKYLPNDISVIKVEEVPERFHARYNAKEKTYLYKIWNEKHTNPFMRKYSMHVDEKLDVAKMKEAAKHFLGSHDFTAYSNAKSKKKSMVREIYSITIEKEDGFIHIRVKGDGFLYNMVRKIIGTLIEVGLKKIQPQHIPAIIQSKERVQTGPMAEAGGLYLEKVKL; this is encoded by the coding sequence ATGACAAATTATAAAATGACGATTGAATATGATGGTGGAAGATATAAAGGGTGGCAGCGTCTCGGTAATGGGGACAGCTCTATCCAAGGAAAGCTAGAAAATGTTTTGACAGAGATGGCTGGTGAAGAAATTCAAATTATCGGCTGCAGCAGAACAGATGCCGGCGTGCATGCCATTGAGCAAGTAGCTAATGTGAAATTAAACGTAAAACTCAATGAGTTAGAAATAAAAGATTATTTAAACAAGTATTTGCCGAATGATATTAGTGTTATAAAGGTGGAAGAAGTGCCTGAACGCTTCCATGCCCGCTATAATGCGAAAGAAAAAACATATTTGTATAAAATATGGAACGAGAAGCATACGAATCCATTTATGCGCAAGTACAGCATGCATGTTGATGAAAAGCTTGATGTTGCCAAAATGAAGGAAGCGGCTAAGCATTTTCTTGGAAGCCATGACTTTACAGCCTATTCAAATGCGAAAAGCAAAAAGAAATCAATGGTTCGTGAAATCTACTCCATAACAATAGAAAAAGAAGACGGCTTTATCCATATAAGAGTAAAAGGCGACGGCTTCTTATACAATATGGTCAGAAAAATTATCGGAACATTAATAGAAGTAGGCTTGAAAAAAATCCAGCCACAACATATTCCTGCCATTATTCAATCAAAAGAAAGAGTCCAAACAGGACCAATGGCAGAAGCAGGCGGTTTATATTTAGAAAAAGTTAAATTATAG